ATTCCCAAAGGCCACTGCGCTCTGTGGATTTGCTGCATCCGACTCTGtcctttgttttattaacaTTATTCTTTGTGTGAGttcatttaataaaagaatCACTCcctaaaaagaaaacctttgctAAAGAGCTTGAAGTGCTTTCAAGGCTGCGGCAGGAAGCCGCGGTGTGCGTCGAGCATCAGTAGTAGGGCACGGGTTGGGGGAAGGCATCACTGCATGTAGGCATAGCGCCAGTCTGACAGAGGCACGTGGGTTTCCTTGATGGCCTGGGGAGATGTCCAGCGTAGGATGTAGTGGGGGCCACCAGGCTTGTCATTGGTTCCtgttttgagggggaaaaagggacacaagggatgtggtttagtggggatgggtgatgggttgatggttggacttgggCGATCATAGCGGACTTTCCCAATGtgagtgattctatgagaagTAGAACCTTGGGACCTCGGGGTGAAAGATGTGGTTGGAGGGGACGCATCCCATTGTGCTGATGAAAGAAGGGGGTTTTGAAGGGTCTCACCTGAGATACGGGAGCCCCCAAAGGGTTGTTGGAACACAACGGCGCCCGTTGACTTGTCATTGATGTAGAAGTTGCCGGCTGCGTTGCGCAGATGGCTCCGGGCTTCCTCAATTATGCTCCTGGGGAGGGGTGGGTGGATGTGAGCTTGGGGGGGATGATGAAAACGTGCCTGGGGGCCTCTGCTCCAACCCCAACTCCAATGGCAACAAAGTTGGGCACTGCTTTCCTTGGCATGTACCTCCAGGACTGCATGTTTAGCTAAGCCAAGTTCAACTCTCAATCCAATGGGATCTATGTGCTTGAAATTCGATTAAATGACTGCAGTTCTCCCTTCTAATTCCTTTCCAAGACTTTTTTTTGGTTATAAAATGAAGTTCTTTACACCTAAGTCCAAGGACAGCCCAACTTACTGACCTTCTATGTTAGGACAACTCATCCTAATGACGAGTAAGTTGGGTTTAATGACTTCCTAGGTTACTTATTCAACACCTGCTCCCTGGTTTCACTAATATTTGGTTTATTCTTAGGTAATCCTTGAAAAATTAATTCCCCATCTGTCTTGTCTGAGCCTCAAACTTtctcacaacaacaacaaaaagtgtTAAATAGGAAAGCAACACAACGCAATGATGCAATACAAGACAATGCAACAACTTGCTTTGTATACAATCTAAAAAGCTTCTGGCTCTCCCCATTGCTTAGAGATAGTGCTCTGTTCTCTCCTAGGCTTCTTAAGTAACGAAATAAATAACTCTCTTCTTCTAATCTCTTTTTCCCATGGTAAATAGaaactcaaaaaacaaaaggattcTCGAAACCAGTTTCTAACCTAAAAAAGCACCCTGCATGCAAGCCCTGAGGGGCTGGAGCACTGACTGGTGGCTGGGAGGTGATGGGAGGACCAACCCCCCCTACCCCCTCCTCTTGTCCCCTCCTCCTGTCCCCACTCGGTCCCTGCTCACCTCTCCTGGGCGAACACCGCCCCCGTGAGGCCATAGGGTGTTGTGGTGTCGACCAGCTCCAACACCTCCTGGTATTTCTCCTCTGGGTACACGTACACGGTGAGGATGGGTCCAAAGATCTCCTGaaaaaccacaaacacaaaTCATACAACTCAGATATTTAATATAAGCCAGCCACCTCCAACCGCCAGCATCTAAAAGTTAACACCAGGTTAACTAATGCCATCAAACAGCCAACGTGCTGCCCGAGTTATGGATCCACACCCCGTGTTTTCCCCACTCTCACCTCCTTCATGATGGGGTCTCTTGGGTCCTGGCTCTCCACGATGCATGGCTCAACAAAGTACCCAACGCTGTCATCACAGCCGCCCCCAGCCAAGATGCTGAGGTTGGGGGATGCCTTGGCGTGTTCGAGCCACTTCTTTATACGTGCAAATGactgaggaaaggaaggatgaagaaaaaggtACCTAACTTTATGTTTGTTGTTGAAGTTGGGCTGGAGGTGAGGTTTGGGGGATGCTTTCAGGACTACGTTGctctcttccagctcaggatgAAGGCTGGGAGGTGGAAATACAGCCCTGTGCACTGAGCCTTATATCTGAGATGGTTTCCCAGCAAGATATCTCACTTCTCAAAGGAAGCAGTgacatatcatagaatggcttaggttggaagggaccataacGAACATTGATgcttaaagatcattgagtcccagccccctgccatggCCTGGTTGCccccaccagaccaggctgcccagggcccccatCCAATCCGGCCTTTAACATCTTCAGGAATGGGGCAATATGTGATAGTTGGGTTTGTTACTCTCCTGGATTTCTGCTCAAAGCTTTGCTCCCCACTTAACCAAGCTCCTACCAGCATCCTGGTGGTGTTACCTCCATGCAGACAGGACACATGAGCTCACCTTGTCATCAATCACTGCTGAGAAAAAGGTCCTAAAGTCCTGGACAGGCTGCAGGGGCAAAGATAAGAcaatataatcacagaatcattaaggttagaaaatactttcaagatcatccagtccaactcaGCATGCCAACCTACCCCTACTGTGCCCACTCATAGGGCCcttaaggttggagaagacctctaaggtcatctagtccaaccatcaacccaacCCCACCATATATAGGACCATAGAATCcttaaggttggagaagacctctgagatcactGCGTCCAACCAATGTGGGTCACTCCTGATGAACACACTGGGCTGAAAGGTGGTGGAGGAAGCACAAGGACCTGCACATGCAGTCAACCACCAAGGCCTGGGGTCAACACTGTGCCAAAAAAGCTGACTCTAAGACTGAAACCCCCACAACAAGGCACCCCTCCTCACCCCAAAGCACACCTCCGTTTGGAGGGACCAACCTCCCCTTTTTCAATTAGCCCGCAGTATTCAGCTCTTTGCACAATCCTTCCCGCAGATGCTGGCTACAAGTTAATTTCTAatcactaaaagaaaaaaagatgaagggggggggggaagatggaggggtggtggtggggagaaCCAGTGGATAAAAAGCTTGGTTCAATAGGAATTAGTAGCCAGTTACCGCAGTCTCTAATCCCATCAGCCACCCGCTGAGCCGCAAAGCCCTTCAGCAGCCCGGCAGCTCCACTCACGTCTCCCACTTTGATCTTCTTGGTCTCttccagcagcttctctttgATCTGGGGCCACAGTGAGCGCGGGGCGTAGAGGCGGGAGCAAGCGGAGCATTTCTGGCCTCCGTACTCGAAGGCGGAGCGCAGGGTGCTGTTCACCACGCTGGACACGTCGGCCGAGCTGTGCACCAGGTGGAAGTTCTTCCCCCCACACTCTGGTTGGTGGagataaaaaggagaaagagaggagtTGGATGGCATGAGGTATAAGGATGGGGTATCCGCGGTCCCCAAAATGTGAGCTCACCTCCAGCCAGGCGTGGGAAGTTGCGGTAGCGGTCCAGGTTTTGGGATACTTGCTTCCAGAGGTGCTTGAAAGTCctgggggagaaaggaagagctgtggGTAACTTGGGAAAGGTGTGACAGGGTCCTGGCCCTGCTgtgacaccccatagcacaggGATGCTCTGCACATGGAAGACATGTTGGTGAGAATAAGACCCTGGATATCAAAGCGCCGGGCAACGCACAGAGCCCAGAGCAGAGAGCACCCAGCAGAAGTTCCCCTTTTAACTCCTTGTTTTTTAGTTAAAGCAGCTCCTTGTGCTCCCCCACCCCGACTTACGGCACGCTGCCAGTGAAGTTGAGCCCACAGAAATGCTCGGAGCTGGTGACAGCATCACCAAACACGGGTCCATCCGCCGGCACGAACTGGATGACGTTGGGAGGGAGCCCAGCTTCCAGCAGGATCTTGTAGACAGCGTAGCTGGAAAGCATGGCCATGTCACTGGGCTTCCACAGCACCACGTttccctgcaggcagagcacagtgagtgCACGGGGAGAGGCTTCCAGCCCTAATGTGACCCAATACCAGCTGAGGGAGCAGAGCAACCTCCCAGGCATGTATTAACAGAgcccaaacaaacagcacaattGGCTGCAAGACACAGAGCAGCGGCCCTGCTGGGCTCCCACCCCTTTGGCTCTGTGCCCCCAGCATTGCTGCAGCTCATGACCTGCCCTGTGTCACCATCACTGCAACCATGAGCAGGCTGTGAGCAAGGTTCAGTAGTGCAGTGCATAGAGGACAACACCCTGGGCTTAATTAGCACCCGCCTATTAGAGCACCCCAAGCTGCTCTCTGTGTAAAGCCCAACCTATGGGTGAAACATGGAATGGTTCAGGTTGGAGTGGGCTTTAAAGAGCATCCACTTCCACCCCCTGAATTGGGCTGGTTGGCCCCCaacagatcaggctgcccagggcccccatccaacctggcctttaatgtctccaaggatggggcacaTCTCAGATTTTCCATCCCTTTTTCCAACGCTTGCCCATCTAAGCTGTTTAATGGACAGGTCTACCCAGCAGCCAGGGGAACGCTTGACTAATTAACACCCCCTGAACCTGATTACAGAATTCATGATGGTGTCTAGAAGGGTCTGGCTGAGCAGAGCATAGAGGTGCCCAGTTTTTAAGCCACTTTTGGAAACAGCCCCAAAGGGCTCCTCCATCCCCAGGTGCAAATAACCTGAGATTTAGGATCAGGACCCCTAAGATTTGGGGACAAAAAGGGGAAACACCACTCCATGATGCTCACCATCAAAGCCGGAGCGCCTGCCAGGTTCCCACCAATGGCTGTGAAGTTGAAAGGAGAGACAGCCGCCACAAAACCCtatggaaggaagaggaaagggatgGGTTTTAGCATCCTACATCACCCTACAGCCCCATGACACCCCATAGCCATGAGTTTGACCAGCTGCTCACCTCCAGGCCGCGGTACACCATGCTGTTGGTGCTGGCCTCCACGCTGAGCGGttggctgccctgcagctccagagcAAACTTGGCATTGAAGCGGAAGAAGTCGATCAGCTCCGCTGCCGCATCAATTTCCGCCTGGATGACTGTTTTGCCCTGGTCATGGCCAATAGAAACAACAGATTACACTGGGATTTGGCTTTTCCAACAAGGGCTGGGCCTCCTTCAAGACCCCCATCCTACTCCATCCAAGACCCCATCCTATTCCTTCCAAGGGCCCATCCTATTCCTTCCCAAGACCCCATACTGCTCCTTCCCAAGGCCTCAGATCCTTCCTGCTCACCCCAACCCACTCACCTGCCCCACCATGGTCTTGGCCAGCACCTCGGCGCGCCGTGGGCCGCTCAGCATGTCGGCTGCTTTGAGAAAGATCTGGGCCCTGTCCTGGATGGGTTTCAAGTCCCACTCCTTCCTGGCAGCCACGGCAGCATTAATGGCTTTATTAATGAGGTCCTGTGGAAGAGGAATAATAGCAATGAGGAGATGCCCATCACAGAAGAGCAGAGTGGGGGTGAAGGGCCCAAGGATCTGTGCTCACCGCGCTATCCCCATAAGGAAAACTAAAGGGAAAAGGGCCAGGAGTGGGGAGCTCACCTTGTCAGCATAGCAGAACTTGGCCACTTTATGTGCATGGTTGAATGGCTGAAAAGAGAACACAGAGTCACAGTAATTCCCTGTCTGATTGATTCACCCCTCAGAACGCCatatttcaccccaaaactcACCGATGGTTGGTACCGCACCGCTGACGTCCACACCTCCTCCCCACCAACCACACAGGGGATGGCTTCAGTCCGACCCTTCAGCTCAGCGAGAGCCTGGAGAGCAGAAAGGGCAGCgttggggatggatggagatgggttaaaaatggggggcagggggggtcTTACCTTCTGGAGAGCTGATCTCTCGGGGCTGCCAGGCTTGAACTCGAGGATGGGCTCGTTGGTCACCTGGATGGCTGCATGGTGAAGGCATCTCCGCCtatggagggagggagggagggatggggaaatCCCACCCGTGCTTCCAATAAAGGGTGGTTTTATCCCCCCAAAGTGGGGTTTTACCCCAATAAAATGTAGTTTCATTGCTATGTGGTTTTAACCCAGCAAAACATGGGTTTAACCCAACAAAACTTGGGTCTATCC
The nucleotide sequence above comes from Coturnix japonica isolate 7356 chromosome 21, Coturnix japonica 2.1, whole genome shotgun sequence. Encoded proteins:
- the ALDH4A1 gene encoding delta-1-pyrroline-5-carboxylate dehydrogenase, mitochondrial encodes the protein MWRALRGRGRRCLHHAAIQVTNEPILEFKPGSPERSALQKALAELKGRTEAIPCVVGGEEVWTSAVRYQPSPFNHAHKVAKFCYADKDLINKAINAAVAARKEWDLKPIQDRAQIFLKAADMLSGPRRAEVLAKTMVGQGKTVIQAEIDAAAELIDFFRFNAKFALELQGSQPLSVEASTNSMVYRGLEGFVAAVSPFNFTAIGGNLAGAPALMGNVVLWKPSDMAMLSSYAVYKILLEAGLPPNVIQFVPADGPVFGDAVTSSEHFCGLNFTGSVPTFKHLWKQVSQNLDRYRNFPRLAGECGGKNFHLVHSSADVSSVVNSTLRSAFEYGGQKCSACSRLYAPRSLWPQIKEKLLEETKKIKVGDPVQDFRTFFSAVIDDKSFARIKKWLEHAKASPNLSILAGGGCDDSVGYFVEPCIVESQDPRDPIMKEEIFGPILTVYVYPEEKYQEVLELVDTTTPYGLTGAVFAQERSIIEEARSHLRNAAGNFYINDKSTGAVVFQQPFGGSRISGTNDKPGGPHYILRWTSPQAIKETHVPLSDWRYAYMQ